A stretch of the Ictidomys tridecemlineatus isolate mIctTri1 chromosome 5, mIctTri1.hap1, whole genome shotgun sequence genome encodes the following:
- the LOC101965217 gene encoding olfactory receptor 11G2, with translation MNGSNQEHTVSVTHFILMGFPSSPEMQLLYFGLFSMTYTLTLMGNAAIACAVRGDQRLHTPMYILLGNFSLLEICYVTSTVPNMLANFLSTSKSISFVSCFAQFYFFFSFGYDEGFFLCIMAFDRYLAICHPLHYPRIMTIQLCTGLVIFGWSCGFILFLTPFIFISRLSYCGPNIINHFVCDPVPLMMLSCSEDSTTQFIYSAFNSFFMIGTLLFILSSYALVILAVVRMPSAASKRKAFLTCASHLAVVTLFYGSILMMYVGPESGHTVKMQKIITLFYSVITPLCNPLIYSLRNKEMKDALRKIFRIEQGVHKI, from the coding sequence ATGAACGGGTCCAACCAAGAACACACAGTCTCTGTTacccacttcatcctcatgggCTTTCCCTCCAGCCCAGAAATGCAGCTCCTCTACTTTGGGCTCTTCTCCATGACCTACACCCTGACCCTGATGGGGAATGCAGCCATTGCCTGTGCTGTGAGGGGAGACCAGCGTCTTCACACCCCCATGTACATCCTCCTGGGCAATTTCTCTCTCCTGGAGATATGCTATGTCACCTCCACCGTCCCCAACATGTTGGCCAACTTCCTCTCCACAAGCAAGTCCATCTCTTTTGTGAGCTGTTTTGCACAATTctacttcttcttctcctttggtTATGACGAGGGCTTCTTCCTTTGCATCATGGCCTTTGACAGGTACCTTGCCATCTGCCATCCCCTGCATTACCCACGCATCATGACCATTCAGCTGTGCACTGGCCTTGTCATCTTTGGATGGTCATGTGGGTTCATCCTCTTTCtaactccatttatttttatttcacggTTATCCTATTGTGGTCCAAATATCATCAACCATTTTGTGTGTGATCCTGTCCCATTGATGATGCTGTCCTGTTCTGAAGACTCCACCACCCAGTTCATTTACTCtgccttcaattcttttttcatgATTGGCACTTTGctgtttattctttcttcttatgCTCTGGTGATTCTAGCTGTAGTGAGGATGCCCTCGGCAGCAAGCAAACGCAAGGCTTTCTTGACTTGTGCTTCTCATTTGGCAGTTGTCACCCTTTTTTATGGTTCTATTTTGATGATGTATGTTGGCCCTGAATCAGGACACAcagtaaaaatgcaaaaaattatTACCTTATTTTATTCTGTGATAACACCTCTATGTAATCCTCTAATATATagcctgaggaacaaggagaTGAAAGATGCTCTGAGGAAAATCTTCAGAATTGAACAGGGtgttcataaaatataa